One genomic region from Thermocrinis sp. encodes:
- a CDS encoding lysophospholipid acyltransferase family protein, whose product MKKHPCINSFLANRILAPMCPIVKPIFRTVFRIKVTGLENIPSEACIVAANHRSHLDPPVLNAVFPEPLIFIAKEELFRAPLLGKFLPHMGAIPVKRGSGDMQALELSLSFLEKGCKVCIFPEGSRANPGEFLRPKLGVGILAIKSKKEVLPVYIDGTDKVMPRGKSFPKPGPIIRVIIGKPKDYSKENNYKEVAIKIMEEIKALSKL is encoded by the coding sequence GTGAAAAAACACCCCTGCATAAACAGTTTTTTGGCCAATCGTATCTTGGCTCCCATGTGTCCTATTGTCAAACCCATCTTTAGAACAGTCTTTAGAATAAAAGTTACAGGCCTGGAAAATATACCTTCTGAAGCGTGTATAGTGGCAGCCAATCACAGGAGTCATTTGGATCCACCAGTTTTGAACGCTGTTTTCCCTGAACCTTTAATTTTTATAGCAAAGGAAGAACTTTTTAGAGCGCCTTTGCTTGGGAAATTCCTGCCCCATATGGGAGCAATCCCGGTCAAAAGAGGTTCAGGTGATATGCAAGCCTTAGAGCTATCCCTTAGCTTCTTAGAGAAGGGTTGTAAAGTGTGCATCTTTCCTGAAGGCTCAAGGGCAAACCCTGGGGAGTTTCTGAGACCAAAGCTCGGCGTGGGTATTTTAGCCATAAAAAGCAAAAAGGAAGTTTTGCCGGTCTACATAGACGGGACAGATAAGGTAATGCCAAGGGGCAAAAGCTTTCCAAAGCCTGGTCCTATCATAAGGGTAATAATAGGAAAACCCAAGGATTACTCTAAGGAAAACAACTACAAAGAAGTAGCTATCAAGATAATGGAAGAAATAAAAGCCTTGAGTAAGTTATAA